The nucleotide sequence GCGCGCACCGTCACGCGTGGGCGAAATCCACGAGCGTCGGGCCGAGGATTCCGCGCAGTTGTGCGAGGCCGCGCGTCGTCGCCGAACGCACGGCCGCGGAGCTTTTGCCGAGCAGGTCGGCGGTCTGCTCCACGCTCTGGTCCTCCCAGAACCGCAGGACCAGCACCGCCCGGTAGGCCGGGGTGACCTCCCCCAGCGCCGCCAGCAGGGCGAGGCGCCGATCGGAGTCGACGCCGAGAGCGGCGCTGTCGGGGACCTCGCCCATGGGAATCTCGCCGTGGCCGCGCTTGCGGGTCTGGTCGACATAGGTGCGGACGAGCACCCGTCTCGCGTAGGCCGGCCCCGCGGCGGGGTCACGGATGCGGTGCCATTTCGCGTACACCTTCCCCAGGGTGATCTGGACGAGGTCCTCGGCACCGTGCCAATCCCCGCAGAGCAGGTAGGCCGTCCTGCGCAGAGCGCCGTAGCAGGACGTCGCGAACTCAGTGAACGCCCCCTCCTGCTCGGGAGTCACAGCACCGCCCCCCTCGGCCCGATGGTTGGTCTGTCATGAGGAGGACGAGGCGCGCCCCCACGAATGTTGCGTCGGCGTACCGGCATTTTCGCGGCCCGGCGGCGCGATGGCCCGTACCGCCCTCCGGCGCGTCGTTCCCCCGGCACGGCCCGGGCCGCCGCCGGCACGACACGGGAAACGATGCCCCCGGCACATGAGAAGCCGATGAGGCCCCGGATCACCCGGGGCCTCATCGGCGTGCCTGTCATGCCAGTTGTGCGGTTTTGCTCCGTCGCGCGCGCCGGAACCACCGTGCGCGTCCGCGCGCCTCCGGTGCCGTCAGCCGACCGACCGGGCGGGCACCTCGTACGGCGAGCCCGTCGGCCTCGGCGGCGCGCCCGGCGCCGGCGGGCGTCCGCCGCCGGGGATCTTGCCGGGCCACCAGTTCCGGTTGCCGAGGAGCACCATCAGCGACGGCAGCACCACGATGCGGACCACGATCGCGTCGATGAGCACCGCCGCGGCGAGGCCGACGCCCATCTGCTTCATGTCCATCATGCTGAGCGTCGCGAACACCGCGAAGACCGAGACCATCACGATGGCGGCGCTGGTGATGACGCCGGCCGACGAGGTGATGCCGCGTTCGACGGCGTCCCGGGTGCTCAGGCCGCGTTCCGCGGCCTCGCGGATCCGGCTGACGACGAAGACGTGGTAGTCCATCGACAGCCCGAACAGCACCACGAAGAGGAACAAGGGCAGCCACGAGATGACCGCGCCGTTCGACGTGAAGCCGAGGATGCCCTCCGCCCAGGTGTGCTGGAAGACGACCACCAGCAGACCGAACGCGGCCAGAGCGGACAGCAGGTTGATCACGATGGCGCTCAACGCGATCACGATCGACCGGAACGTGAACGCCATCATCACGAAGGTCAGCAGCAGCACGAATCCGATGACGAGCGGCAGCTTCTCCTTGACGTGGTGGGCGTAGTCGAAGTTCTCGGCGGTCTCGCCCTCCACCGCGAACTCCGCACCGGGGACCTGACCGACGGTGTTCGGCAGGATCTCGTCGCGCAGCGCGTCGAGGGCGTCCACCGCCTTGCCGCTGGAGCTGCCGTACGGCGACGTCACCTGCACGGAGAACGCCCGGCCGTCTTCGGCGACCTTGACCGGGGACGTGTCGTCCTTGACGTAGAGCGGGTGGTTGCGCGTCTGCTCGACGGCCTGGTCGAGCGCGGCGCGGGTCTCGGCGGCCTTGCCCTCGGGGGCGAGGACGACGATGTTGCTCGCGGCGTGCTTGTCGGGGAACGCCGCCGTCATCCGGTCGTACGTTTTGATCACCGACATCTCGCTCGGGAAGTCGTCGAACGAGGTGGTCTGCAGCTTCATGCCGAACGTCGGCAGCGCCAGCGCGGCGAGCGCGATCACCGAGACGGCGAGTGTGCCGCGCGGGTGGTTCAGGGCCGGGCGCAGCAAGGCCTTCCAGACGCGCGGCTCGCGGTCCTGGCGGGCGGTCAGCCGCCACAGCAGCGGCACGCGCGGCCGGTCGACCCGGTCGCCGAGCTTGGCGAGCAGGGCGGGCAGGACGGTCAGCGAGCCGGCGCAGGCGACGACGACCACGATGATGCCCGCGGTGGCGAGGCCGGAGAAGATGGCGTCGCCCGCGACGTACATGCCGGCCATCGAGACGGCGACCGCGAAGGCGGAGACGACGACGGCGTGGCCGGAGGTGGCGGCGGCGATCTCGATGGCGTCGATGCGGTTGTGGCCCTTGGCGCGTTCCTCGCGTTCGCGGCGCACGTAGAAGAGCGAGTAGTCGACGCCGACCGCCATGCCCATCATCATGATGATGTTCGCGGCGCTGCCGGGGTCGGGGAAGACCGCGGACGCGAGGCCGTAGAGCCCCATCGACGCGACGACGGCGGTGAGCGCGAGGATGACGGGGACCGCGGCGGCGATCAGGGCGCCGAAGGCGACCATGAGGATGACCAGGGTGACCGGGAGGCTGAACAGCTCGGCCTGCCCGAGGTCCTTGCCGATCTGGTCCTCGATGCCCTTCGCGCCGGAGCCGTCGCCGACCTGCTCGATGCGCAGGCCGGGGAACTCCTTCTGCACGGCCTTGCGGGCGTCCTCGAGGTCGCCGATGTGGTCCTTGGCCTTGTCGGGGTCGCCCGCGAGGTCGACGGGGACGAGGTAGGCGGTGCCGTCTTCGGACGCCATGACCTCGCCCACCGCGGCGACGTCCGGCAGCGGACGGGCCTGGTCGGCGACGCGCGCGGCGGCGTTCCGCGCGGCCTCCTGGTCGAGCGTGCCGTCGTCCTTGGCGGTGATGAGGATGTTCTCCGTCGCGGGGGCGACCAGGCCGTGTTCGCGGGCGATCTCGCCGGCCCGCCCGGACTGTCCGACGCCGAGGTCACTCGTATCGGCCTTCTCGGTGCCGGCGATGCCGCCGACGACGAGGCAGGCGACGACCAGCGCGACCCAGATCCCGATCGCCCGCCACGGGTTGGTCGCGCTCCATCGCGCGACGCGTACGGTGGCCGGCCTCTTCCTTGTGTGATGCGCCCTCATGACTGTGCGGCCCCCTCGTGGCGGTCGTGCGGCGGAATCGTGGCGGAACAATCCGGTGTGCCCGGTGCGTTCGAGCTGTGCGTGGCTCTGGACGTGTGGTTCACGCAATTGAGTCTGTTGTCGCCGCGTCTCGCGGACATTGCCTCCAGCCGCCGACCCGGGGTGGGTCTAGCCCCACGTTCGACCGCCGCCTTTCCCCACCCCGCGGGCCGTGCCGCGGGGCGAGCCGATCGGGCGGTGGAATCGTTGGACCGGAAAACGGGTGGTACGGGCCGCCCGGGATGGGAGCGGTGATGACCTCCGACCGGCAGGGACACGCGATGACCGACACGGGCGAGGAGGCCGCGGGCCATCTCGAACGGGCGTGGGACGCGCTGCTGTTCTTCCGCCCCGAGATGGTCGAGGCGTCGGCCGCGGCGGTCGGCGCCGCGCCCCGGTCGCCGCTCGCGCAGTCGCTCGCCGCGTACCTCGGGTTGCTCGGCACCGAGGAGAAGGAAGCCGCCGAGGCGCGCGAGCGGTTCGACCGGTTCCGGTCCGGATTCGACCGAACGGCCGCCACCCCGCGCGAACGCGCGCACGTCGACGCGGCGAGCGCGTGGCTCGCGGGGGACATCCACCACGCCGGGCGCGTGCTGGGCGAGTTGACCGTCGCCCACCCGCGCGACGTGATGGCCCTCGCGGTCGGCCACCAGATCGATTTCTTCACCGGCGACGCGGTACGGCTGCGCGACCGGGTCGGCGGCGCGCTGTCGGCGTGGGACCCCACGGACCCGCGGCGCGGGCCGCTGACCGGGATGTACGCTTTCGGCCTGGAGGAGTCCGGCCACTACGACCGCGCCGAGGACGTCGGGCTGGCCGCGGTCGAGGCGAATCCGCACGACGTGTGGGCCATCCACGCGGTGGTGCACACGTACGAGATGCGGGGCCGTTTCGCCGACGGCATCGCGTTCCTGGACGCCCGCACGAAGGCGTGGGCGAGCGGCAACTTCATGAGTGTGCACAACTGGTGGCATTACGCGGTCTTCGCGCTCGAGGCCGGCGACACCGAGCGTGCCCTGGAGATCCACGACACCGCGCTGCACACCCCCGAGTCGCAGGGGTACGCGCTCGAACTCGTCGACG is from Yinghuangia sp. ASG 101 and encodes:
- a CDS encoding SigE family RNA polymerase sigma factor: MTPEQEGAFTEFATSCYGALRRTAYLLCGDWHGAEDLVQITLGKVYAKWHRIRDPAAGPAYARRVLVRTYVDQTRKRGHGEIPMGEVPDSAALGVDSDRRLALLAALGEVTPAYRAVLVLRFWEDQSVEQTADLLGKSSAAVRSATTRGLAQLRGILGPTLVDFAHA
- a CDS encoding MMPL family transporter — encoded protein: MRAHHTRKRPATVRVARWSATNPWRAIGIWVALVVACLVVGGIAGTEKADTSDLGVGQSGRAGEIAREHGLVAPATENILITAKDDGTLDQEAARNAAARVADQARPLPDVAAVGEVMASEDGTAYLVPVDLAGDPDKAKDHIGDLEDARKAVQKEFPGLRIEQVGDGSGAKGIEDQIGKDLGQAELFSLPVTLVILMVAFGALIAAAVPVILALTAVVASMGLYGLASAVFPDPGSAANIIMMMGMAVGVDYSLFYVRREREERAKGHNRIDAIEIAAATSGHAVVVSAFAVAVSMAGMYVAGDAIFSGLATAGIIVVVVACAGSLTVLPALLAKLGDRVDRPRVPLLWRLTARQDREPRVWKALLRPALNHPRGTLAVSVIALAALALPTFGMKLQTTSFDDFPSEMSVIKTYDRMTAAFPDKHAASNIVVLAPEGKAAETRAALDQAVEQTRNHPLYVKDDTSPVKVAEDGRAFSVQVTSPYGSSSGKAVDALDALRDEILPNTVGQVPGAEFAVEGETAENFDYAHHVKEKLPLVIGFVLLLTFVMMAFTFRSIVIALSAIVINLLSALAAFGLLVVVFQHTWAEGILGFTSNGAVISWLPLFLFVVLFGLSMDYHVFVVSRIREAAERGLSTRDAVERGITSSAGVITSAAIVMVSVFAVFATLSMMDMKQMGVGLAAAVLIDAIVVRIVVLPSLMVLLGNRNWWPGKIPGGGRPPAPGAPPRPTGSPYEVPARSVG
- a CDS encoding tetratricopeptide repeat protein; translation: MTSDRQGHAMTDTGEEAAGHLERAWDALLFFRPEMVEASAAAVGAAPRSPLAQSLAAYLGLLGTEEKEAAEARERFDRFRSGFDRTAATPRERAHVDAASAWLAGDIHHAGRVLGELTVAHPRDVMALAVGHQIDFFTGDAVRLRDRVGGALSAWDPTDPRRGPLTGMYAFGLEESGHYDRAEDVGLAAVEANPHDVWAIHAVVHTYEMRGRFADGIAFLDARTKAWASGNFMSVHNWWHYAVFALEAGDTERALEIHDTALHTPESQGYALELVDASALLWRLLLAGDRRTARWNALADAWAARRDGPFYAFNDVHAVMAYLGAERLADAEALVRDRKAWLATPHPGVANHAMTDEIGVPVCRALIAYATGRYDQAVELLMPLRYRLHTYGGSHAQRDAVQKTLIEAALRGGRDDLARTLVSERLGLRPNSPYNWATRARLAERSGHAAEATMARERARELTSGARAR